From Chryseobacterium sp. H1D6B, a single genomic window includes:
- a CDS encoding MMPL family transporter, which yields MHRFFIFLYYLISKNKLSAVFIAVSIALLCGFFASKIHFEEDINQIIPKSEKSDLTAKVLKQLNFSDKIIVIIENTSKEDNFQLSETADTFLNKIQPLQKYIGSVQGKVNDNEISETFDFVNQNLPLFLNEEDYKEIDRKLQKDSIAKQVENNYVSLVSPTSLVTKEFIKKDPLGITFLGIKKLNALNISKDFKLENSYIVTKDGKNLLLFIDPKNKSNDTKNNEAFVAQLNQIKTNLNKKFKGRTEISYFGSPVIAVANAEQIKKDIQNTVVISMTVLLILLIYYFRNFFTPVIVFLPTVFSVLLALLILYFLKDKISAISLSVGAILIGITIDYALHILTHYKHNNNIEELYKDITQPIILSSATTAVSFLCLVFVRSEALKDLGLFASITVFLSSISALIIVPQLYHPKEKDEKVRTNFIDRIGAYPYEKNKPLIIGCSLVIIACLFGFRHVGFNEDIGDLNYIPKDLKISEAKLQRLSDITSKSIYTISYGNSEEEALTRNSQLSQFLEKEKKQGKILSYNSVGNVVLSKKDQQKKIELWKNFWDSHKKEQTVSELVSTGNQFGFNSSAFAQFNDVLNKNYSTLTLKDYEKVKALQISEFLSNDKGFYTVSNIVKVDEGKRNAFIKDVEKKHEALAIDRQQMNENFLGLLKRDFNTLINYSLLAIVLTIIVFFRNFELTVLTMFPIVLTGIVTAGVLYFLGLELNIFSTVVCTLIFGVGDDFSIFLTQAMQKEHTTGKNELPTYRVSIILAVFTTILSIGSLIFAKHPALHSLALVALIGMFSVIIITSTLYPFWFRFLIINRAKKGLSPITFRLFLHSVVSFLYYGLGGMLFSFFGTIFVRKAKGRKLNLIKIFIAKFLTSVLYTNPFVKKRVIKNPNEDFSKPAVIIANHSSFLDTLAIAMATPKIVYLVNDWVYNSPIFGKLVRALGFYPVSQGIENGMDKLKEKIKEGYSLMVFPEAERSYTNDVKRFHKGAFYIAEEFGLDIVPVYIHGNSEVLPKGDFIIYDGSITVKVGDRISNSDISFGKNYSERTKKINAYFREEFAKLRNEIEDENYFKKKLFLSFLYKETDVVKEVKKDFNINKSVYFELNKHISKDAVILHIADDYGQKDVLLALYQAGRKIFTLINDKEKRETAAHSYIVKRRKINYIKDISQVSKNIGVLLVSDDKFNINDIPNLPETVILLNTNTSFENSAYHLDFNSESIKVFKR from the coding sequence ATGCATCGTTTTTTTATATTTTTATATTATCTCATTTCTAAAAATAAGCTGTCCGCAGTATTTATTGCAGTAAGCATTGCCCTGCTGTGTGGATTCTTCGCGTCAAAAATTCATTTTGAAGAAGACATCAACCAGATCATTCCTAAAAGTGAAAAATCCGATCTTACTGCAAAAGTTCTTAAACAGCTCAACTTTTCCGACAAGATCATTGTCATTATAGAAAATACATCCAAGGAAGATAACTTTCAGTTGTCTGAAACGGCTGATACTTTTCTGAACAAAATCCAGCCGCTCCAAAAATACATCGGTTCCGTACAGGGTAAAGTGAATGATAACGAAATTTCAGAGACTTTTGATTTTGTCAACCAAAACCTGCCGTTATTCTTAAATGAAGAGGATTATAAAGAAATTGACAGAAAACTTCAGAAAGACAGTATTGCAAAGCAGGTAGAAAACAATTATGTCTCATTGGTTTCGCCTACCAGCCTTGTTACAAAAGAATTTATCAAAAAAGATCCGTTGGGAATCACATTCTTAGGAATAAAAAAGCTGAACGCGCTCAACATCAGCAAAGATTTCAAACTAGAGAACAGCTACATTGTTACCAAAGACGGAAAAAATTTACTGCTTTTTATCGATCCAAAGAATAAAAGCAACGACACCAAAAATAATGAAGCCTTCGTTGCCCAGCTTAATCAGATAAAAACAAACCTCAACAAAAAGTTCAAAGGAAGAACTGAGATAAGCTACTTTGGCTCTCCCGTAATTGCCGTAGCCAATGCCGAACAGATAAAAAAAGACATTCAAAATACAGTCGTTATTTCGATGACGGTACTTTTAATACTGCTGATTTACTATTTTAGGAATTTCTTCACCCCGGTTATTGTTTTTTTACCCACCGTATTTTCTGTCCTGCTGGCCCTTCTAATTTTATATTTTCTTAAAGATAAAATCTCAGCAATTTCATTAAGTGTAGGTGCAATTTTAATTGGAATAACAATAGATTATGCCCTGCATATTCTCACTCATTACAAACACAACAACAATATTGAAGAGCTTTACAAAGACATTACCCAGCCTATTATTCTGAGCAGTGCTACTACTGCCGTCTCATTTTTATGTTTGGTTTTTGTCCGCTCTGAAGCCTTAAAAGATCTGGGCCTTTTTGCATCCATAACAGTTTTTTTATCCTCTATTTCAGCATTGATCATTGTCCCCCAGCTTTATCATCCAAAAGAAAAAGACGAAAAAGTAAGAACTAATTTCATTGACAGAATAGGCGCTTATCCTTATGAGAAGAATAAGCCTTTAATTATTGGATGTTCTTTGGTTATTATTGCCTGCTTGTTCGGATTCAGGCATGTGGGATTCAATGAAGATATTGGAGATTTAAATTATATTCCAAAGGATCTAAAAATAAGTGAAGCCAAGCTCCAGAGACTTTCAGATATCACTTCAAAATCAATTTATACGATTTCTTACGGAAATTCTGAAGAGGAAGCTCTGACCAGAAATTCCCAGCTCAGCCAGTTTTTAGAAAAGGAAAAAAAGCAGGGGAAAATTCTAAGCTATAATTCTGTAGGAAACGTTGTTCTATCTAAAAAAGACCAGCAGAAAAAAATAGAACTTTGGAAAAACTTCTGGGACAGCCATAAAAAGGAACAAACTGTTTCTGAACTTGTGAGCACAGGAAACCAATTTGGTTTTAACAGTTCAGCTTTTGCCCAATTTAATGATGTATTGAATAAGAACTACTCTACCTTGACTTTAAAGGATTACGAAAAAGTAAAAGCTTTACAGATCTCTGAATTTTTGAGCAATGATAAAGGATTCTATACGGTTTCAAACATTGTAAAAGTAGATGAAGGAAAGCGCAACGCCTTCATAAAAGATGTTGAGAAAAAACATGAAGCTTTGGCCATTGACCGCCAGCAGATGAATGAAAACTTTTTAGGGCTTCTAAAAAGAGATTTCAATACGCTGATCAATTATTCTCTGCTCGCGATCGTTCTCACCATCATTGTATTTTTCAGAAACTTTGAATTAACCGTTCTTACCATGTTTCCGATCGTTCTTACCGGAATTGTAACAGCGGGAGTGCTGTACTTTTTAGGACTTGAACTTAATATTTTCAGTACTGTTGTCTGTACACTGATTTTCGGAGTAGGAGATGATTTCAGTATTTTCCTTACCCAAGCCATGCAGAAAGAGCACACCACGGGGAAAAACGAACTTCCAACTTATAGAGTTTCAATTATTCTGGCTGTTTTTACGACAATCCTTTCGATTGGTTCTTTAATTTTTGCAAAACATCCGGCTCTGCATTCTTTAGCATTGGTTGCACTGATCGGGATGTTCTCCGTCATTATCATCACTTCTACATTATATCCTTTCTGGTTCAGGTTCCTGATTATCAACAGAGCTAAAAAAGGGCTTTCCCCGATTACCTTTAGATTATTTTTACACTCTGTTGTCTCCTTTTTATATTATGGATTGGGAGGAATGCTATTTTCCTTCTTCGGAACTATTTTCGTCAGGAAAGCAAAAGGACGGAAATTAAATTTAATTAAAATTTTTATTGCTAAATTTTTAACTTCTGTCCTTTATACGAATCCATTTGTAAAGAAAAGAGTGATTAAAAACCCTAATGAAGACTTCAGTAAGCCGGCTGTGATTATTGCCAACCATTCTTCTTTTTTAGATACACTGGCTATTGCGATGGCCACTCCTAAAATTGTCTATCTGGTGAATGACTGGGTCTACAACTCCCCTATTTTCGGAAAACTTGTGAGGGCATTAGGTTTTTATCCGGTTTCTCAAGGTATCGAAAACGGAATGGATAAACTAAAAGAAAAAATAAAAGAAGGATATTCTTTAATGGTTTTCCCTGAAGCCGAGCGTTCTTATACCAACGATGTAAAAAGATTTCATAAAGGAGCATTTTATATTGCAGAAGAATTCGGGTTGGACATCGTTCCTGTTTATATTCACGGGAATTCTGAGGTTCTTCCAAAAGGCGATTTTATTATCTATGACGGAAGTATCACTGTAAAAGTGGGCGACAGGATCAGTAACAGCGATATCAGTTTCGGAAAAAACTATTCTGAGAGAACTAAAAAGATCAATGCTTATTTCAGAGAAGAATTTGCAAAACTCAGAAATGAGATTGAAGATGAGAACTATTTTAAAAAGAAATTATTTTTAAGCTTTTTATATAAAGAAACGGATGTTGTAAAAGAAGTAAAAAAAGATTTTAATATCAATAAATCTGTTTATTTTGAATTGAACAAACATATTTCAAAAGACGCAGTAATTTTGCATATTGCAGACGATTACGGACAGAAAGATGTTCTTCTTGCACTTTATCAGGCAGGCAGAAAAATATTCACTCTGATCAATGATAAAGAAAAACGTGAAACCGCAGCACACAGCTATATTGTAAAAAGAAGAAAGATCAATTATATTAAGGATATTTCACAGGTCAGCAAAAACATTGGCGTGCTTTTAGTTTCTGATGATAAGTTTAATATAAATGACATTCCCAATCTACCGGAAACTGTTATTTTATTAAATACGAATACCTCTTTTGAGAATAGTGCTTATCATTTGGATTTCAATTCAGAATCAATAAAAGTATTTAAGAGATAA
- a CDS encoding dialkylrecorsinol condensing enzyme DarA, protein MQKNVLVIYYTQTGQLEDIVKNVSKPFEDKKDEYNVTYYNIQLKEDFPFPWPSDVFFNTFPESYLQIPSEILPPPENVLNKKFDLIIFGYQVWYLTPSIPIISFLKSSYAESILKDTPIVTISGTRNMWMLSQEKLKVYLKNLQAKLVGNIALVDRHDNYTSVLTILRWLTTGKKEKSGILPAAGISDEEIAGAGKYGEIIKKHVENNDLENLQPDLVKNGAVEIRPFLVRVEKVGNKIFTVWSNLIIKKKEKRPLLIKFFKVYLMAAIWIISPIVLIFHILLAPILWSKRQKQKKYLQGINLK, encoded by the coding sequence ATGCAAAAGAACGTACTGGTAATATATTATACACAAACAGGGCAGTTAGAAGACATTGTAAAAAATGTATCTAAACCTTTTGAAGATAAAAAGGACGAATACAATGTTACGTACTACAATATCCAATTAAAGGAAGATTTTCCCTTTCCCTGGCCGAGTGATGTTTTTTTCAATACTTTCCCGGAATCTTATCTGCAGATCCCAAGTGAGATTCTCCCGCCGCCAGAAAATGTATTGAATAAAAAGTTTGATCTGATTATTTTTGGATATCAGGTTTGGTATTTAACGCCTTCTATTCCTATCATTTCATTTTTGAAGAGCAGTTATGCAGAAAGCATATTAAAAGATACTCCCATAGTTACAATCTCCGGAACAAGGAATATGTGGATGCTTTCCCAGGAAAAACTTAAAGTATATTTAAAAAATCTGCAGGCAAAATTAGTCGGGAACATCGCACTGGTAGACAGACACGATAATTATACAAGTGTCCTGACGATTTTACGCTGGCTGACAACTGGAAAAAAAGAAAAATCAGGAATACTGCCTGCTGCAGGAATCTCGGATGAAGAAATCGCAGGAGCAGGAAAATACGGTGAAATTATTAAAAAACATGTTGAGAATAATGATCTGGAAAACCTTCAGCCCGATCTGGTAAAAAACGGAGCTGTAGAGATCAGGCCTTTCTTAGTAAGAGTAGAAAAAGTAGGAAACAAAATTTTCACGGTCTGGTCTAATCTTATCATTAAGAAAAAAGAGAAACGCCCATTGCTGATAAAATTCTTTAAGGTATATTTGATGGCAGCAATCTGGATAATTTCTCCCATTGTTCTCATTTTTCACATTCTATTAGCACCAATTTTGTGGTCCAAAAGACAAAAACAAAAAAAATATTTACAAGGAATTAATTTAAAATAA
- a CDS encoding beta-ketoacyl-ACP synthase III produces MNDVFITKASTYLPNEPISNDEMESFLGLVNDAPSKARALILRNNQIRTRYYALDKNGKSTHTNAQLTAKAIEGLFDENFTKDDMELLSCGTTSADQIQPSHASMVHGELKTGKSLEINTSMGLCNSGMNALNYGFLSVKAGVRENAVCTGSERFSAWMTADKFNHETENLKLLEEKPIVAFKREFLRWMLSDGAGALLLQNKPRENSISLKVEFIDFYSYAHEIEACMYSGCEKQEDGSLKSWADYPSDEWLKQSLFALKQDTRLLDQYILKKGAESLRASFDKHNLDPEKIDYVLAHISSGYFKEGLKEEFAAKGMDFPWEKWYYNLSEVGNIGAGSIFIVLEELMNSGKLKKGEQVLLCVPESGRFAYSCALLTVC; encoded by the coding sequence ATGAACGACGTATTTATAACCAAAGCATCAACATACTTACCCAATGAGCCGATTTCTAATGATGAGATGGAAAGTTTTCTTGGTCTGGTAAATGATGCCCCTTCTAAAGCTAGAGCTTTAATCTTAAGAAATAACCAAATCAGAACAAGATATTACGCTTTAGATAAAAACGGAAAATCAACCCATACGAATGCACAGCTGACTGCAAAAGCGATTGAAGGTCTTTTTGACGAGAACTTCACGAAAGACGATATGGAATTACTGTCTTGCGGGACGACTTCTGCAGACCAGATCCAGCCGTCACACGCTTCTATGGTCCACGGTGAGCTTAAAACAGGGAAATCTTTAGAGATCAACACTTCAATGGGACTCTGCAATTCAGGAATGAATGCTTTAAACTATGGTTTCCTTTCTGTAAAAGCAGGCGTACGGGAAAATGCAGTCTGTACGGGGTCTGAAAGATTTTCAGCCTGGATGACTGCTGATAAATTCAACCACGAAACTGAAAACTTAAAATTATTAGAAGAAAAGCCCATCGTAGCTTTCAAAAGAGAATTCCTAAGATGGATGCTTTCTGACGGAGCCGGAGCTTTATTACTTCAAAACAAACCAAGAGAGAACAGTATTTCTTTAAAAGTAGAGTTTATAGATTTTTATTCTTACGCTCACGAAATTGAAGCCTGTATGTATTCCGGATGTGAAAAACAGGAAGACGGAAGCCTGAAATCCTGGGCAGACTACCCTTCTGATGAATGGCTGAAACAGTCTCTTTTTGCATTGAAACAGGATACAAGACTTCTTGACCAGTATATTCTGAAAAAAGGAGCAGAAAGTTTAAGAGCTTCTTTTGACAAGCATAATTTAGACCCGGAAAAAATCGACTATGTTTTAGCACATATTTCTTCTGGATACTTTAAAGAAGGCCTTAAAGAAGAGTTCGCAGCAAAGGGTATGGATTTCCCTTGGGAGAAATGGTATTATAATCTTTCCGAAGTAGGAAACATTGGTGCGGGTTCTATTTTCATTGTATTAGAGGAACTGATGAATTCAGGAAAACTAAAAAAAGGAGAGCAGGTTCTTCTTTGTGTTCCTGAAAGCGGAAGATTTGCTTACTCTTGTGCATTATTAACGGTGTGCTAA
- a CDS encoding ABC transporter permease, with the protein MEIKEDNLINIHHYLPHREPMLMVDHILELTQEKVATSFTITADNIFVHNNEFAEAGLIENSAQTCSSILGQSFFKTLDADTKVIGFITNIKKIEVFALPKVGDTIVSKASLISQYENICNIFCETFNNDELIIRAEINLFIQKIES; encoded by the coding sequence ATGGAAATTAAGGAAGACAACCTCATCAATATTCATCATTATCTGCCTCATCGTGAACCCATGCTGATGGTAGATCATATCTTGGAATTGACTCAGGAAAAAGTGGCAACTTCCTTCACCATAACAGCAGATAATATTTTTGTTCATAACAATGAATTTGCTGAAGCCGGATTAATTGAAAATTCTGCTCAGACCTGTTCATCGATCTTAGGACAGAGTTTCTTCAAAACTCTGGATGCAGATACAAAAGTGATCGGTTTTATCACCAATATTAAAAAAATTGAGGTTTTTGCTTTACCAAAGGTCGGCGATACGATTGTTTCAAAAGCGTCGCTTATTTCTCAGTATGAAAACATCTGCAATATCTTTTGCGAGACTTTCAATAATGATGAATTAATAATAAGAGCTGAGATCAACCTTTTTATCCAAAAAATAGAATCCTAA
- a CDS encoding M16 family metallopeptidase, protein MKKFFISVSLFCMLSAMAQKFDTQKLTDNQGYTYETVKNDMSGVRVYTLKNGLKVYLAKNDDAPRIQTYIPVRTGSNNDPSDNTGLAHYLEHMVFKGTSHLGTQDWAKEKVLLQQISDLYEQHKAEKDPVKKKELYKKIDEVSQEASKYAIANEYDKAISSLGATGTNAHTWLDETVYKNNIPSNELEKWMKVEKERFSELVLRLFHTELEAVYEEYNRAQDNDGRLVNYAMMDALFPKHPNGQQTTIGTSEHLKSPSMVAIRKYFDTYYVPNNMAVVLVGDLDYDKTIKLVDQYFGSFKYKELPMKKMVTEEPMTAIVSRTVKSPSTPRMTMAWRTDSNGSQEARLADVVAEILSNRGDAGLIDLNINQKQKALGAGAYESPFKMYGSFAMTITPKEGQSFEDAKKLLLDQLDLVKKGQFPDWMLKAIVNDMKVQRMKSWETADGLATTLYGTYINGRTWEQELDEINEYQKITKADVVKFANEFFKDNYVVVYKEKGVNDKLVRVENPGITPIQLNRNAQSPFLKDILSTKASEIKPEFIDYKAAIAVSQIKDKKVSFVENKYNDIAQVNYIFPFGTDNDKELSLAVTALQYFGTDKYTPEQLKEEFYKLGISNNFRTSNDQTIISLSGLESNMKKGVELMNHWITNVKADKAIYDQTVKTILESREVAKKDKNRIMAALSNYAKYGKDSRMTDIVSKERMQSINVADLTKKIKTLNQYPYEVFIYGQDQKSLEKAVKPYIADTSLQPAKAKVYAEPATQGKVYFTNYDMVQMEMSKIAKGSNVNLSNFGKANVFNEYFGRGLSSIVFQEIRESKSLAYSAYVSYANATEKDHPNYVTNYIGTQANKLPLAVNAMSDLMAQLPQIPVQFENSRGSALKQMASNRINRTNIFFNQLALKKLGVDYDIRKDIYSEIQGLTLPQLTDFYNSDIKPLQYNTAIIGKRENLNMESINKMGEFKEVSLEEIFGY, encoded by the coding sequence ATGAAGAAATTTTTTATTTCTGTCTCACTCTTTTGTATGCTGAGTGCAATGGCTCAGAAATTCGATACACAAAAGCTGACCGATAATCAGGGATATACTTACGAAACCGTGAAAAATGATATGTCAGGTGTGAGAGTGTACACCTTGAAAAACGGATTGAAAGTGTATCTGGCAAAAAATGATGATGCCCCAAGAATCCAGACTTATATTCCGGTAAGAACAGGATCAAATAATGACCCGAGCGACAATACAGGACTGGCGCACTATCTTGAGCACATGGTTTTCAAAGGAACGTCGCATTTAGGGACTCAGGATTGGGCAAAAGAAAAAGTACTGCTTCAGCAGATCTCTGACCTTTACGAACAGCACAAAGCTGAAAAAGACCCTGTAAAGAAAAAAGAACTTTATAAAAAAATAGATGAAGTTTCTCAAGAGGCTTCCAAATATGCAATTGCTAATGAATATGACAAAGCGATTTCATCATTAGGAGCAACGGGAACAAATGCTCATACATGGCTTGACGAAACAGTATATAAAAACAATATTCCTTCCAACGAACTGGAAAAATGGATGAAAGTAGAGAAAGAACGTTTCTCTGAATTGGTTTTACGTCTTTTCCATACAGAACTAGAAGCTGTTTATGAAGAATACAACAGAGCACAGGATAATGACGGACGTCTTGTAAATTATGCAATGATGGACGCTCTTTTCCCTAAACATCCAAATGGGCAGCAGACCACTATTGGAACTTCAGAACACTTGAAAAGTCCGTCAATGGTTGCTATCCGTAAATATTTTGATACGTATTATGTGCCTAATAATATGGCGGTTGTTTTAGTGGGAGATCTGGATTATGACAAGACTATTAAACTTGTAGACCAATATTTCGGTTCTTTCAAATATAAAGAGCTGCCAATGAAAAAAATGGTAACAGAAGAGCCGATGACAGCAATCGTTTCCAGAACTGTGAAAAGCCCGTCTACGCCGAGAATGACAATGGCATGGAGAACAGATTCTAATGGAAGCCAGGAAGCCAGATTAGCTGATGTTGTTGCTGAAATTCTAAGCAACAGAGGCGATGCCGGCTTGATAGACCTTAATATCAACCAAAAGCAAAAGGCATTAGGAGCAGGAGCTTACGAATCTCCTTTCAAAATGTATGGTTCTTTTGCGATGACCATCACTCCGAAAGAGGGACAAAGCTTTGAGGATGCTAAGAAATTATTGCTGGATCAATTAGATCTAGTGAAAAAGGGACAATTCCCAGACTGGATGCTGAAAGCTATTGTTAATGATATGAAAGTTCAGAGAATGAAGTCTTGGGAAACAGCAGACGGACTGGCAACAACACTTTATGGGACTTACATTAACGGGAGAACTTGGGAACAGGAACTAGATGAGATCAATGAATATCAAAAAATTACAAAAGCAGACGTTGTAAAATTTGCTAATGAATTTTTCAAGGATAACTATGTGGTCGTTTATAAAGAAAAAGGAGTAAATGATAAACTGGTTCGTGTAGAAAACCCAGGAATCACACCGATTCAATTGAACAGAAATGCCCAGTCACCTTTCCTTAAAGATATTTTAAGTACAAAAGCTTCAGAGATCAAGCCTGAGTTCATTGATTACAAAGCAGCTATTGCTGTTTCACAAATTAAAGACAAGAAGGTAAGCTTTGTTGAAAATAAATATAATGACATTGCGCAGGTTAATTATATTTTCCCTTTCGGAACAGATAATGATAAAGAATTGTCATTGGCAGTTACTGCTCTGCAGTATTTTGGAACAGATAAATATACTCCGGAACAGTTAAAAGAAGAATTCTATAAATTAGGAATCTCTAATAACTTCAGGACTTCCAATGACCAGACTATTATTTCTTTAAGCGGCCTTGAAAGCAATATGAAGAAAGGAGTAGAGCTGATGAATCACTGGATCACAAACGTAAAAGCAGATAAAGCGATCTATGACCAGACTGTGAAAACTATTTTAGAATCAAGAGAAGTAGCTAAAAAAGATAAAAATAGAATCATGGCGGCGCTCAGCAATTATGCGAAGTACGGAAAAGATTCAAGAATGACAGACATTGTTTCTAAAGAACGTATGCAGAGTATCAATGTTGCTGATCTGACAAAGAAAATCAAAACTTTGAACCAGTATCCTTATGAAGTTTTCATTTATGGACAGGATCAAAAAAGTTTAGAAAAAGCAGTGAAACCTTACATTGCTGATACAAGCTTACAGCCTGCAAAAGCTAAAGTATATGCAGAACCTGCAACACAAGGAAAAGTGTATTTCACAAATTATGATATGGTTCAGATGGAAATGTCTAAAATTGCAAAAGGAAGCAATGTAAATCTCAGCAATTTTGGAAAGGCCAATGTTTTCAATGAGTATTTTGGACGCGGTCTGTCTTCAATTGTTTTTCAGGAGATCAGAGAAAGTAAATCCCTTGCTTATTCAGCTTATGTTTCTTATGCAAATGCGACAGAAAAAGACCATCCGAATTATGTGACTAATTATATAGGTACACAGGCTAATAAATTACCTTTAGCCGTAAATGCAATGAGTGATCTGATGGCGCAGTTGCCGCAGATTCCTGTACAGTTCGAAAATTCAAGAGGTTCTGCACTGAAGCAGATGGCTTCTAACAGGATCAACAGAACAAATATTTTCTTTAATCAGTTAGCACTTAAAAAATTAGGTGTTGATTATGATATCAGAAAAGATATTTATTCTGAAATTCAAGGGCTGACGCTGCCTCAGCTTACAGATTTCTATAATTCTGATATTAAGCCGCTGCAGTATAATACAGCCATCATCGGGAAAAGAGAAAATCTGAATATGGAATCTATCAATAAGATGGGAGAATTCAAGGAAGTGAGTCTTGAAGAGATCTTCGGTTATTAA
- a CDS encoding BtrH N-terminal domain-containing protein, translated as MELNFEHHQTAHCENGVASNLLLNKGLKLSEPMIFGIGSGLFFVYLPFLKVNFAPGFSYRPMPGAIFSKAAKRLGIKIKREKFSNPKDAQSALEKNLENNVPTGLQVGVFNLTYFPEEYKFHFNAHNLVVYGKEDGKFLISDPVMDYVTSLSEEELEKVRYAKGALAPKGHMYYPVYIPENINLEEAIKKGIKDTCKNMLAPVPLIGIKAMRWVAKSIPKWAEKKGTKVTNHYLGQLIRMQEEIGTGGGGFRFIYGAFLQEAAEILKNEQLRELSKEITAIGDLWRDFAVDIARVYKNRNSKSNIYHELSKSMLHIADLEEAFYKKLRKAI; from the coding sequence ATGGAACTTAATTTTGAACACCATCAGACAGCGCATTGCGAAAACGGTGTTGCCTCTAATTTATTACTCAACAAAGGATTGAAACTCAGTGAACCCATGATCTTCGGAATCGGTTCTGGTTTATTTTTCGTGTATCTTCCTTTTTTAAAAGTCAATTTTGCTCCAGGTTTCAGCTACAGACCGATGCCGGGTGCCATTTTCAGCAAAGCGGCAAAAAGATTAGGAATTAAAATCAAAAGAGAAAAATTTTCCAATCCGAAAGATGCCCAGTCAGCCTTAGAGAAAAATCTAGAAAATAATGTCCCTACCGGACTTCAGGTAGGAGTATTTAATCTTACTTACTTTCCTGAAGAATATAAATTTCACTTTAATGCCCACAACTTAGTCGTGTACGGAAAAGAAGACGGGAAATTTCTGATCAGTGATCCCGTAATGGATTATGTTACGTCTCTATCCGAAGAAGAATTGGAAAAAGTGAGATATGCAAAAGGAGCTCTTGCTCCAAAAGGCCATATGTACTATCCTGTCTATATTCCTGAAAATATAAATCTGGAAGAAGCCATAAAAAAAGGAATCAAAGACACCTGTAAAAACATGCTGGCTCCCGTTCCTCTTATCGGCATAAAAGCCATGAGATGGGTAGCTAAGAGCATTCCAAAATGGGCTGAAAAGAAAGGAACAAAAGTAACCAACCATTATTTAGGGCAGTTAATCAGAATGCAGGAGGAGATCGGAACCGGTGGCGGCGGTTTTAGATTTATCTATGGTGCTTTTCTGCAGGAAGCTGCTGAAATTCTTAAAAACGAACAGTTAAGAGAACTTTCTAAAGAGATCACAGCCATCGGAGACCTCTGGAGAGATTTTGCCGTAGATATTGCCCGGGTTTACAAAAACAGAAACTCTAAAAGCAATATTTATCACGAGCTTTCAAAATCGATGCTTCATATCGCAGACCTGGAAGAAGCTTTTTATAAAAAACTAAGAAAAGCCATCTAA
- a CDS encoding ABC transporter ATP-binding protein, whose product MIEIKNLYKKYKNSEEFSVNNISLNIDKNEIYGILGPNGAGKTTLISMLSGLIKPTSGEFKINGLSPQKDSFKIKQIIGIVPQEYALYPTLTAKENLLFFGSLYGLKHKQLHQAIDNALEIMGLSKFSDKKVEQFSGGMKRRCNLIAGTLHNPKVLFLDEPTVGVDVQSKKVIIDFLKELNKNGTCIIYTSHHLSEAEEFCSKIAIIDKGKIHAVGTPEELVSQIASAQNLEDVFISLTGKELRDVV is encoded by the coding sequence ATAATTGAAATTAAAAACCTGTATAAAAAGTACAAAAATTCAGAAGAGTTTTCTGTAAATAATATCTCCTTGAATATCGATAAAAACGAAATTTACGGAATTCTCGGCCCGAACGGTGCAGGAAAAACGACTTTGATCTCCATGCTTTCAGGGTTAATAAAACCTACTTCAGGAGAATTTAAAATTAACGGGCTGTCTCCTCAAAAAGACAGTTTTAAAATAAAACAGATCATCGGCATTGTCCCTCAGGAATATGCCCTTTATCCTACACTTACTGCAAAAGAAAACCTGCTGTTTTTTGGAAGTTTATATGGTTTAAAACATAAACAGCTTCATCAAGCGATTGATAATGCCTTAGAAATAATGGGATTATCAAAATTCTCCGATAAAAAAGTAGAACAGTTTTCAGGTGGAATGAAACGCCGATGCAATCTCATCGCAGGAACACTCCACAACCCGAAAGTTCTTTTTCTGGATGAACCGACTGTAGGCGTAGATGTACAGTCTAAAAAAGTGATTATTGATTTCCTGAAAGAACTCAATAAAAATGGGACCTGCATCATTTACACTTCGCACCATCTTTCAGAAGCCGAAGAGTTCTGCAGCAAAATTGCGATCATAGACAAAGGAAAGATACATGCTGTAGGAACACCCGAAGAACTAGTTTCACAAATAGCCAGTGCACAAAATTTAGAAGATGTTTTTATTTCATTAACTGGAAAAGAATTGAGAGATGTTGTATAA